A window of the Diceros bicornis minor isolate mBicDic1 chromosome 30, mDicBic1.mat.cur, whole genome shotgun sequence genome harbors these coding sequences:
- the LOC131394229 gene encoding olfactory receptor 7G1-like → MGPRNHTDVPEFLLLGLTDDPELQPLLFCLFLSMYLVTILGNLFIFLAVISDSNLHTPMYFFLSNLSFTDICISTITIPKVLLNIQAQNQGITYIGCLTQIGFVLGFGGFENFLLAAMAYDRYVAICHPLRYTVIMNPQLCALLILLSLFLSITVALLHSLMVLHLSFCKDLEIPHFFCELAQVLKLACSDILINNILVYFVGSLFGGVPLSGIILSYTQIVSSVLRMPSAGGKLKAFSTCGSHLSVVSLFYGTVFGVYISSAVTDSSRMTAVASMMYIVVPQMLNPFIYSLRNRDIKGALRKLIKGIASFPILCHLLWARASRVKQHDRNPG, encoded by the coding sequence ATGGGACCCAGAAATCACACAGATGTTCCAGAATTCCTCCTACTGGGATTGACAGATGATCCAGAACTACAGCCTCTCCTCTTCTGCCTGTTCCTGTCAATGTACCTGGTCACCATCCTGGGAAACCTGTTCATCTTCCTGGCTGTCATCTCTGACTCCAACCTCCACACTCCCATGTACTTTTTTCTCTCCAATCTATCCTTTACTGACATCTGTATAAGCACAATTACAATCCCAAAGGTGCTGCTGAACATACAAGCACAGAATCAGGGCATCACTTATATAGGCTGCCTCACCCAGATTGGCTTTGTCCTGGGGTTTGGTGGATTTGAAAATTTTCTCCTTGCAgcaatggcctatgaccgctatgtaGCCATTTGTCACCCTTTGAGGTACACAGTTATCATGAACCCGCAACTCTGTGCCCTActgattcttctctctctgttccttAGCATTACAGTTGCCTTGCTCCACAGCCTGATGGTGTTACACCTGTCCTTCTGCAAGGACCTGGAAATTCCTCACTTCTTCTGTGAACTTGCTCAGGTCCTCAAGCTTGCCTGTTCTGATATACTCATCAATAACATCCTGGTATATTTTGTGGGTAGTCTATTTGGGGGTGTTCCTCTCTCTGGGATCATTTTGTCTTATACTCAAATTGTCTCCTCTGTTTTGAGAATGCCATCAGCAGGGGGAAAGCTTAAAGCTTTTTCTACCTGTGGATCTCATCTTTCAGTTGTTTCCTTGTTCTATGGGACCGTTTTTGGGGTGTACATTAGTTCTGCAGTTACTGACTCTTCCAGGATGACTGCAGTGGCTTCAATGATGTACATTGTGGTTCCTCAAatgctgaaccccttcatctacagcctgaggaacagGGACATAAAGGGAGCCTTGAGGAAACTCATCAAGGGGATAGCTTCTTTTCCGATATTATGCCATCTACTTTGGGCTAGGGCTTCTAGAGTAAAGCAACATGATAGGAATCCTGGATGA
- the LOC131394228 gene encoding olfactory receptor 7G2-like produces the protein MPARFVNNKEPRNQTVVLGFLLTEVTEDPELQSLIFILFLFMYLVTILGNLLIILAVISDSNLHTPMYFFLSNLSLCDICLSTTTIPKILLNIQAQTQSITYIGCLTQAYFVLIFANLENFLLVVMAYDRYVAICHPLRYVVIMKPHLCGLLILLCLFISILNALLHSLMVLRLSFCTDLEIPLFFCEIAQVIKLACSDTFINSILVYFAASIFGGVPPSGIIFSYTQIASSILRMPPEGGKYRAFSTCGSHLLVVSLFYGTGLGVYISPAITHSSRKTAIASVMYTVVTPMLNPFIYSLRNRDMKGALRKIIGRAPSFQ, from the exons ATGCCAGCCAG ATTTGTCAACAACAAGGAACCCAGAAACCAAACAGTTGTTTTAGGATTCCTTCTAACGGAAGTGACAGAGGATCCAGAACTGCAGTCTCTCATCTTCATTCTGTTTTTGTTCATGTACCTGGTCACCATCCTGGGAAACCTGCTGATCATCCTGGCTGTCATCTCTGACTCCAATctgcacacccccatgtacttctttctCTCCAATCTGTCCTTATGTGACATCTGTTTAAGCACAACCACGATCCCCAAGATACTACTGAACATCCAAGCTCAGACTCAGAGCATCACTTATATAGGCTGCCTCACACAGGCCTACTTTGTCCTGATTTTTGctaatttagaaaattttctcCTTGTGGTTATGGCCTATGATCGCTATGTAGCCATTTGCCACCCACTGAGGTATGTGGTAATCATGAAACCCCACCTCTGCGGACTGCTGATTCTACTTTGTCTGTTCATCAGCATTTTGAATGCCCTTCTCCACAGTCTGATGGTATTGAGACTATCCTTCTGCACAGACCTGGAAATACccctttttttctgtgaaattgCTCAAGTCATCAAGCTTGCCTGTTCTGACACCTTCATCAACAGTATCCTGGTTTATTTTGCAGCTAGCATATTTGGCggtgttcctccctctggaataATTTTCTCTTATACACAAattgcttcctctattttgagAATGCCGCCAGAGGGAGGAAAGTATAGAGCTTTCTCAACCTGTGGGTCTCACCTCTTGGTTGTGTCATTATTCTATGGGACAGGTCTAGGGGTGTACATTAGTCCTGCTATTACACACTCTTCCAGGAAGACGGCAATAGCTTCGGTGATGTACACTGTGGTCACTCCCATGTTGAACCCCTTCATCTATAGCCTGAGGAACAGGGACATGAAAGGAGCCTTGAGAAAAATCATTGGGAGGGCACCTTCTTTTCAATGA